A stretch of the Panicum virgatum strain AP13 chromosome 9N, P.virgatum_v5, whole genome shotgun sequence genome encodes the following:
- the LOC120687808 gene encoding mitochondrial carnitine/acylcarnitine carrier-like protein: protein MGDVVKDLTAGTVGGAANLVVGHPFDTIKVKLQSQPTPAPGQLPKYAGAIDAVKQTIAAEGPRGLYKGMGAPLATVAAFNALLFSARGQMEALLRSEPGAPLTVKQQVVAGGGAGIAVSLLACPTELIKCRLQAQSSLAEAAAASGVALPKGPIDVAKHVVRDAGARGLFKGLVPTMGREIPGNALMFGVYEAAKQYLAGGPDTSNLGIGSQILAGGLAGASFWLSVYPTDVVKSVIQVDDYKNPRYSGSLDALRKIMAADGVKGLYKGFGPAMARSVPANAATFVAYEITRSALG from the exons ATGGGGGACGTTGTGAAGGACTTGACAGCCGGGACCGTAGGAGGGGCTGCCAACCTGGTTGTTGGGCACCCATTCGACACCATCAAGGTGAAGCTTCAGAGCCAGCCCACCCCTGCTCCTGGCCAACTCCCCAAGTATGCAGGCGCCATCGATGCTGTTAAGCAGACGATTGCAGCTGAAGGCCCGAGAGGCTTGTACAAGGGAATGGGGGCACCTCTAGCAACTGTCGCGGCATTCAATGCTCTCTTGTTCAGCGCGAGGGGGCAGATGGAGGCTCTCCTGAGGTCAGAACCTGGTGCGCCGCTGACCGTGAAGCAGCAAGTtgttgctggtggtggtgctggaatTGCAGTCTCATTATTGGCATGTCCAACAGAACTGATCAAGTGCAG GTTGCAAGCCCAGAGTTCCTTAGCCGAGGCAGCAGCTGCCTCCGGCGTAGCTCTACCCAAAGGCCCGATCGATGTGGCTAAACACGTCGTCAGGGACGCTGGCGCAAGAGGTCTCTTCAAGGGCCTGGTACCAACAATGGGCCGTGAGATCCCCGGCAACGCGTTGATGTTTGGCGTGTATGAGGCCGCGAAGCAgtacctcgccggcggccctgaCACGTCGAACCTTGGCATTGGATCCCAGATCCTGGCTGGTGGCCTCGCCGGTGCCTCCTTCTGGCTGTCAGTGTACCCGACGGACGTGGTGAAGAGCGTGATCCAGGTGGATGACTACAAGAACCCACGGTACTCAGGGTCCCTGGACGCGCTGAGGAAGATCATGGCGGCCGATGGCGTGAAGGGCCTGTACAAGGGGTTTGGACCGGCCATGGCGCGCAGCGTCCCTGCCAATGCTGCTACCTTCGTGGCGTACGAGATAACAAGATCGGCGCTCGGTTGA
- the LOC120687807 gene encoding mitochondrial carnitine/acylcarnitine carrier-like protein isoform X1: protein MMGDVVKDLTAGTVGGAANLFVGHPFDTIKVKLQSQPTPAPGQLPKYAGAMDAVKQTISAEGPRGLYKGMGAPLATVAAFNALLFTVRGQMEAVLRSEPGAPLTVGQQVVAGAGAGVAVSFLACPTELIKCRLQAQSSLAEAAPASGVVLPKGPIDVAKHVVRDAGARGLFKGLVPTMGREVPGNAVMFGVYEAAKQYLAGGPDTSNLGRGSQILAGGLAGAFFWLSVYPTDVVKSVIQVDDYKNPRYSGSLDALRKIVAADGVKGLFKGFGPAMVRSVPANAATFVAYEITRSTLG from the exons ATG ATGGGGGACGTTGTGAAGGACCTGACAGCCGGGACCGTAGGAGGGGCTGCCAACCTGTTTGTTGGGCACCCATTCGACACCATCAAGGTGAAGCTTCAGAGCCAGCCCACCCCTGCTCCTGGCCAGCTCCCCAAGTATGCAGGCGCCATGGATGCTGTTAAGCAGACGATCTCTGCTGAAGGGCCGAGGGGATTGTACAAGGGAATGGGGGCACCTCTAGCCACCGTAGCAGCATTCAATGCTCTCTTGTTCACCGTTAGGGGCCAGATGGAGGCCGTGCTGCGCTCCGAGCCAGGCGCGCCGCTCACCGTCGGCCAGCaggtcgtcgccggcgccggcgcgggagtCGCCGTCTCGTTCCTGGCGTGCCCCACCGAGCTCATCAAGTGCAG GTTGCAAGCCCAGAGTTCCTTAGCCGAGGCAGCCCCCGCCTCCGGCGTGGTTCTACCCAAAGGCCCGATCGATGTGGCAAAGCACGTCGTCCGGGACGCCGGCGCGAGAGGTCTCTTCAAGGGCCTGGTACCAACGATGGGCCGTGAGGTCCCCGGCAACGCGGTGATGTTTGGCGTGTATGAGGCCGCGAAGCAgtacctcgccggcggccctgaCACGTCGAACCTCGGCAGGGGATCCCAGATCCTGGCCGGTGGCCTCGCCGGCGCCTTCTTCTGGCTGTCGGTGTACCCGACAGACGTGGTGAAGAGCGTGATCCAGGTGGACGACTACAAGAACCCACGCTACTCGGGGTCCCTGGACGCGCTGAGGAAGATCGTGGCGGCCGATGGCGTGAAGGGCCTGTTCAAGGGGTTCGGACCGGCCATGGTGCGCAGCGTCCCTGCCAATGCTGCTACCTTCGTGGCGTACGAGATAACAAGATCGACGCTCGGTTGA
- the LOC120687807 gene encoding mitochondrial carnitine/acylcarnitine carrier-like protein isoform X2, which yields MGDVVKDLTAGTVGGAANLFVGHPFDTIKVKLQSQPTPAPGQLPKYAGAMDAVKQTISAEGPRGLYKGMGAPLATVAAFNALLFTVRGQMEAVLRSEPGAPLTVGQQVVAGAGAGVAVSFLACPTELIKCRLQAQSSLAEAAPASGVVLPKGPIDVAKHVVRDAGARGLFKGLVPTMGREVPGNAVMFGVYEAAKQYLAGGPDTSNLGRGSQILAGGLAGAFFWLSVYPTDVVKSVIQVDDYKNPRYSGSLDALRKIVAADGVKGLFKGFGPAMVRSVPANAATFVAYEITRSTLG from the exons ATGGGGGACGTTGTGAAGGACCTGACAGCCGGGACCGTAGGAGGGGCTGCCAACCTGTTTGTTGGGCACCCATTCGACACCATCAAGGTGAAGCTTCAGAGCCAGCCCACCCCTGCTCCTGGCCAGCTCCCCAAGTATGCAGGCGCCATGGATGCTGTTAAGCAGACGATCTCTGCTGAAGGGCCGAGGGGATTGTACAAGGGAATGGGGGCACCTCTAGCCACCGTAGCAGCATTCAATGCTCTCTTGTTCACCGTTAGGGGCCAGATGGAGGCCGTGCTGCGCTCCGAGCCAGGCGCGCCGCTCACCGTCGGCCAGCaggtcgtcgccggcgccggcgcgggagtCGCCGTCTCGTTCCTGGCGTGCCCCACCGAGCTCATCAAGTGCAG GTTGCAAGCCCAGAGTTCCTTAGCCGAGGCAGCCCCCGCCTCCGGCGTGGTTCTACCCAAAGGCCCGATCGATGTGGCAAAGCACGTCGTCCGGGACGCCGGCGCGAGAGGTCTCTTCAAGGGCCTGGTACCAACGATGGGCCGTGAGGTCCCCGGCAACGCGGTGATGTTTGGCGTGTATGAGGCCGCGAAGCAgtacctcgccggcggccctgaCACGTCGAACCTCGGCAGGGGATCCCAGATCCTGGCCGGTGGCCTCGCCGGCGCCTTCTTCTGGCTGTCGGTGTACCCGACAGACGTGGTGAAGAGCGTGATCCAGGTGGACGACTACAAGAACCCACGCTACTCGGGGTCCCTGGACGCGCTGAGGAAGATCGTGGCGGCCGATGGCGTGAAGGGCCTGTTCAAGGGGTTCGGACCGGCCATGGTGCGCAGCGTCCCTGCCAATGCTGCTACCTTCGTGGCGTACGAGATAACAAGATCGACGCTCGGTTGA
- the LOC120692305 gene encoding abscisic acid receptor PYL10-like: MEQQGAGADGEVPAGLGLTAAEYEQLRSTVEAHHRYAVGAGQCSSLLAQRIHAPPSAVWAIVRRFDCPQVYKHFIRSCALRPDPEAGDALRPGRLREVSVISGLPASTSTERLDLLDDASRVFGFSITGGEHRLRNYRSVTTVNELAGPGICTVVLESYVVDVPDGNTEDDTRLFADTVIRLNLQKLKSVAEANATATTDSVPPPEPAE; encoded by the coding sequence ATGGAGCAgcagggcgcgggcgcggacgGCGAGGTGCCGGCGGGGCTGGGGCTGACGGCGGCGGAGTACGAGCAGCTGCGGTCGACGGTGGAAGCGCACCACCGCTACGCCGTGGGGGCGGGCCAATGCTCCTCCCTGCTGGCGCAGCGCATccacgcgccgccgtccgccgtctGGGCCATCGTCCGCCGCTTCGACTGCCCCCAGGTGTACAAGCACTTCATCCGCAGCTGCGCGCTCCGCCCGGACCCTGAAGCCGGCGACGCcctccgccccggccgcctccgcgAGGTCAGCGTCATCTCCGGCCTCCCCGCCAGCACCAGCACAGAGCGCCTCGACCTCCTCGACGACGCCTCCAGGGTCTTCGGCTTCTCCATCACTGGCGGCGAGCACCGCCTCCGCAACTACCGCTCCGTCACCACCGTCAACGAGCTCGCGGGCCCCGGGATCTGCACCGTCGTGCTCGAGTCCTACGTCGTCGACGTCCCCGACGGAAACACCGAGGACGACACCCGCCTCTTCGCCGACACTGTCATCAGGCTCAACCTCCAGAAGCTCAAGTCCGTCGCCGAGGCCAACGCAACCGCCACCACCGACTCCGTCCCTCCGCCGGAGCCGGCGGAGTAG